The sequence below is a genomic window from Nicotiana tomentosiformis chromosome 6, ASM39032v3, whole genome shotgun sequence.
GAAGGCTGGGCAACTTACAACACTGGACTTTGTTGAAGACGTGATTAAGAAGGTTCGAGGCATTTTATCCTTGAGACGTTTGAATTTTCTGTTTTTGTTATATGAACCTGTGAATGAGTTGGTTCTGAGATTCACTTGTTGTTGCTTCAAGCTAAATAAATGGTGACGAATCTAGTGAATGGATTTTCATATACTTGCTTATCTATTATAATCTGTTTCCTTGCAGAATGAAAGCATCAATGGGCACCACAAGAATGTCAAGTTTATGTGTGCTGATGTGACTTCACCAGATTTGACGTTTTCACCTGAATCTGTGGATTTGATATTTTCTAACTGGCTACTGATGTATCTTTCTGACAAAGAggtatctttttttcttttaatttttcccTGCTTCCTGCATGAAATGTTCACTAAAGTTGCACGCTTACAAACTGATGCCAGTAAATTGTTTGGCTCAAATCTGGGAGGCATGACACAATTCCTATAATATGTTGAGTTTGAAAGAAAAGATATTCAGAACTTAAGTTCCTTCTAGGTAAAACTTTTGTTGACACCCCTTCTTCGTAGGAAGATTCTGTAAACGTTATGATTGCGCGAAAAAAGAAGTATGATAGGCACATACTAAACTATATCAATGACACATGATATTTAAAATGACATGCTTGATCAATTTTATTCTAACAGCATGTCCGAAGTATGTCCAATAGCTTTTTTCGCAGTGTCTGCGTCTAGCAACTGGAGTATTTGCATAAACAATTCCCAATAAGGCAACATTTTAGATTCAGTAGAATACTACTCCAAATGTAGATAGGAACATCTACCATGTATGATGATTATAGTAAACTGAATTTTGAAGGATCTCCGTTGTTCTTCATGCATTTTTCTTTCAATTCCAATTTGACTGATTACTGTTTAACATTTGAACTTCCCCTTTTTGCAGGTTCAGGACCTTGCAGAGAGAATGGTCAAATGGTTGAAAGTTGGTGGCTATATATTTTTTAGAGAGACATGCTTCAATCAATCAGGAGATAACAAGGGAAAGAACAACCCAACACACTATCGGGAGCCTAGGTTTTATACAAAGGTCATCCAAAAAGTGCTTTTCCATTCACACTCAACAGTGCTTCTATgtgtattttctttccttttttcctttCCTAGCAAATTTGCCCTGGAAAGGAAACAATTTTTCTTGGAAAATCCTAGATAAAGAAATTTTTCCTGCaactttaaattaaaaaaaatcacaaTAAGTTTATAGCTTTATTTAAGTCATAAGTGCGTTGGAAGTTAATGATGAACGCTCAATTACCAGTTTGTCTAGTCATCTTGTCATTCAAGTCCTTGgtttataacaaaataaaagaTTGCATGCAGGTTAATGTCACTCCAAAAGAGTCATAAGCGTTTTCTTTGCTTAAATTAAACTACCTGAGTCGGTTATTTTGTTATACTCTTCTGATTATAACTTAATGCAGGTTTTCAATGAATGCAATTTAAATGACGATGCTGGAAAATCATGTGAACTCTCACTCATTGGTTTTAAGTGCATTGGAGCTTATGCAAGGACCAAAAAGAATCAAAATGAGGTACTATAATATTGCTATCATCATTACCCCTTTTGTTATATAGAATAAACCAACAATTCAATCAATGTGTTCTTGCTGCTTGCGACTTGCAGATTTGCTGGATATGGCAAAAGGTTCATTCTGCAGATGACAGGGGATTCCAGCATTTCTTGGACACTGTTCAGTACAAGTCTAATGGCATACTGCGATATGAACGTGTCTTTGGACATAGCTTTGTGAGCACCGGAGGAATAGGTGTGGTTCTCTTAACATATCAATTGCAAGTTTGTCGTTCTAGTTCTTTCTTTCCACTCACTGTTATTTAATCCTAGGATTTATCTAGAGTTTTCTGATTCTGTATTTCTTCTTGAGTAGACACTACCAAAGAATTTGTAGCTATGTTGGATCTTCAGCCTGGCCAAAAAGTCCTTGATGTTGGCTGTGGTATCGGTGGAGGTGACTTTTACATGGCTGAGAAGTATGATGTTTATGTTGTTGGCATTGACCTCTCAGTTAACATGATCTCTTTGGCCTTCGAGCGTGCTATTGGTCGTAAATGTGCGGTTGAATTTGAGGTTGCTGATTGCACAAAGGCAACATATCCTGAAGGAACATTTGATGTGATATACAGCCGGGACACTATCCTTCACATCCAGGTAATTAGCAGTCTTGCTATTCGGATGTGATTTTCAGTCCCTCTTTGAAGCTTCAATATTGTCACTGACTAGTTCAATCTCAATCGTTACATTACCACATTCTTAGCCGGCCTAACTGTTGAACAATGGTGTGTTTGCAGGACAAACTTGCATTGTTCAGATCTTTCTATAAGTGGCTGAAGCCTGGAGGCAAAGTCCTCATTAGTGATTATTGCAAAAGGGCAGGACCAGCATCAGAAGAATTTGCAGGGTATATCAAGCAAAGAGGTTATGATTTACATGATGTTGAAGCATATGGCCAGGTATACATTAATCTCATACATACTAATGTGTCCCAACTCCCATCCTCTTTCTTTGCTAGTGGTTTTAGAATGATAGAGCTTCTTTATAATTTCACAATATAGATGCTCAGAGATGCTGGTTTCAATGAAGTTGTTGCCGAGGATCGAACTGAACAGGTGTGTCTTCTGTGACTTGATTGTGTAAATATTGTTTACTCCGCAGTGCTTCGCTTTGAAGACATTGATACAAACCTAAAGTGTATGTTACTTGGATTGCAGTTCATTAAAGTTCTACAGAAGGAGTTAGATACTGTGGAGAAGGAAAGAGAGTCATTTATCCAAGAGTTTTCTGAAGTGAGTGCATTATTATCATATACTCCATTATGCACCTATATTGAAATGCCTAATGATTGTTGATATAtgatttcttcttatttttatttcTGATTTTAACTTTACAGCAAGATTACAATGATATAGTTGGAGGTTGGAAGGCCAAGCTAATCAGGAGTACTTCATCTGGTGAGCAGAGATGGGGTTTGTTCATTGCCAAGAAGTGATTGTCCAAGTGCATGATATTTTGTGTTACTTCATGCACTTAAATCTGAATTTCTTGGTTTAGTACTAAATATATTGTGTTGTTGTCCTATGTAATATCATCATCTACCTGTCTTTTTCCCAAAGTTGTCCTTAGAGTACTAAAGAGACTCAAattgtcccattttctgaacaagtCATGACCTGTACCCGATCACTAAAtttgaccgagcgaaccatctgcccttatcaaatctattataatttaaaattttatatgcaatactttaaccaaatactttAAATCGTAGTAGCCACTGAAATACTGCTAAGTTATTATCAAAAACATCTGAATCTTAACCCATCGACTGTGTCTATGAAACCTCTACTGATAAACTGACGCACTGCTCAGGACATGAGATTGCCTGGCTAGTTCTCCAAGTAAACAAAGAAATAACTAAATAAAGATGACTCAAAGGAATACTCCATgaacaaaagcggagctcaccaatagTACTGGAAGAGAGGGAAGTCCTAACCTGTAGCCTGCTCTCTTACAAAACCGGTTCCTAGTTGTACCGCAGACCAACGTAGGTTCCCAAAGGAGAACGTCAGTACCATCCAATGTATTCAGTGAGTCTCAACGACAGGGGACAAaactttaataaaatatacattatgaacaaagattctaaatgcatgGAAAAAAACATAAAGCTtctaagaacaattctaaaataattgcataatagcagtttatgaatattctaaaagaaattattttctttttatttcttatctaaaaaaatacttcactttatgcttcgggagttccaactatcctgacTTATTTCTGTCTTAATCACCGTGTGATCGGCATgggttcgatcccaacctgatcgaataggcccaatccacgaggtgccattcgcttcatggttctcagcgctcatttatcataccttagcctggctaagtaaattctcagcaatgagaccctcggctcgtgtgctccctactttggcacaagtagtttcaggaagtcaatgccttggtcaggaccctcggcctggacgatgaccccttctcagaatagagaatactcccaaaaatctttgctttctaaaacttcttcttgtgaCTTTTTAAGTCTAAATCTTTTCTGGAACATCCTATACATACTCATACTGGTATCCTTAAATGTAAAGCATGACTTTAGAATGAAATAaacattcaaaagtatttttaaagattcttgcttcttcataaattttcaacatgaaaatggcatataagaataacacaaaaatctaaaaatttatgcacatatatcataataaatcatctaaactttAGCTAGAACAATTCTAAGTTAATAGGTACTCACTCGCTCCAATTAAGTACATATTAACTCTTTTAAGCAATTCATCAAACACCTTATATGCGTActtttgtgagttaaaccactCTAATAAAGGGTTATATTAACTCATCTCAAAACTCCTACCCGTCAAAAAATCGATTCTGCAAACGCcattcattttaattaatttcaaagtTTCACACCTAAACATGGAATCTACTGTTGATACAGAAAAAGATGGGAATTAACTATCTAATTCTTATACTATAGGATAATTGGGAATACGAAATTTTATATATTTGCGTTCAAGAACTAGTTATTTGTAAAGAAGCCTAAAAATTTCCTTGTCTGCGTGAATAGTCGCTAGAACTTGTTGCCTTTGTTTCTGTCCTTAAAAGTCTAATTATTGAATTGGTTGCTTTgtattctttgaaacccaatcccTTGTCCCCTTTTCGTCCGAGGCATTTAAGCCTTTTTCCTTGCCCTTAAGTACAGACTATCCTATGGGCTTTAGGCCCAATTTTAAGTGTCTTAGCTTTTTTTGTTGacttaattaatatttaattatacctacttttaataatattaaaattattaatatttttctaattgtatatccaattatttataaatagagaagtaactCAAAAATCAAACATAAGGGTTTAAATCCGTAATAAAAGTATAATTTAAGATTAGAAAAAACAAATTCTATGTTGAGCATTTTttgaaacttttatagatttgagAAGTGTTACACAAAATATctgttatattttcaatgaacaaattaaagAGATAGTAAaagttaatatgatcaatttcattattaattaatattaaaatgtgaattccttaatatgtgtgaatataaccaaaaaatcaattaaaatggaTCGGAGGGAGTATATTTTTTTTCATATATGTTGAAAGGATCTAAGTTTGATGCAACAAAGATTTTTTTCTACACTATCAATTTAGTTTGACCCGTAATAGTAAGTTAGTGACCATTATTAGCATGTCACTAGTAATCAATGCTTGTCATATTGATCTAATTACTTTATGAATTTAACTCATATACACGTGTAAAATTTTCTCACATTATTGGTATATTTTATTAGCTGAGCAAGGCCAAATGCACTATATAAATGAAGAATACATTCTACCTTTAGATTTCAAGTTGAGAGGgctaaatttaaaattatttattcagCAGTAAATTTGGCAAATTAATCATGCATTAAGTATTATTAATGAGTACCTGAGGAGCTCGATCTGCAATTTGAGGTATTTTTTGCAATTCGATTTGAGTCCTGTTAAAATACCAAGTCAACTTAGTCAgtttcttaaatatatatataaaacacaaaaatcaaTTTAATATAAGTCTTATTGGCATCAGTTTTAgcgttttttttaaaataaaaataaaataaagatagtAAAAATAGGAAAGAGAATTATAATTTTTTGGGTTTTCTGCAACTACATTGTTAAAGCTCAAACAAAATATCACGTACGAACACGCATCAATTCAAGTGGTGTCGTCGTCGGAAATTAAATCCAAAAAAGGGACGCAACGCGTCTtacacacgcctaagtccgaacACGTGTCTAATGCGGTTTTCCACTTGTCAAAGAGCCACCATTGCCCCATCCTTTGGGGACTTTGTTTCCGTTCATCAATTTGAACAATTTTTCCGttaatttcaaaatagaataGAGGAGAGTTTCATGGAATAACAGTAATATTCTCTTGACATTAATTAGTTGTCGTAATCTCACTAAATTAGAAAATAAAGACTTTACTTTAGTAATGTGACGTAGAAGCTTTAAAAACCAAGACTTCTGATATTTTATTTAACTTAAATAATAATGTACTTAAAAGACACATTGTTTACTAACGATTTTTGTAACCGTACCCAATTTATTTTGCATTGAACGAAGTTTGATGTTGTTATCAAAAATTTTCCttttaataaaataatgcatgcaATTCGATAACACCAAATATAACTTACACgaagaaagtatatttatttGGTAACAAGGAGgagaaaatatgaagaaaaaaaacTTATTCGACAGCAATACTAAACCAAATgatattaaataatattttaaagtaataaattaagataaaaatatatatttattattttgtgtAAATGTAATTGTatgtaaagaaaatatttattaagCGTATACATTAAGAGGTCTCGAGTCGAGTCACGAGAATAGAGTCACTTTCAATAGGAGCCCTTTGTTTGTCGACGAGAACTCAAATTAATCGGGGCCCAAATTATGTACTCCCTTTTGTTCTAACTTATGTGAAGGAGTTCGGAATTCAAGAGTTCACTGTTTAATTTTAATCATTAATtcgaatataaaatatttaaattttttaaaataaaatttatattatatttatatataaaaaacacTATAAATCATATAATTAACCATTCAAAATATTTACGAGACACATAAAAAAGTTGGCGATCAATGAACAACGAGTGGTATTTCCCTTTTATTTCCTCGACCGTACCACTTTATAggaaaatataatcaaatccgttCGTTTCAACTGGCCACGAGTAAACACCTCTTTATCTAAACTCTGCACCTCTCAATCTTTCTCCCCCTATATATATAATCCCCCTTATATATCTCCCTCCATTAATCCTATAACGTCTCCATTCACATATAACGCCTTTTCTCAATTTTCTTTCTTCTCTCACACACAATCGAAAACAACAATGGCTACCAATGCTACCAAGCCTTCCGTTTACCTTCAAGACATGGAGGAAGTCAAAAAAGTATTCGCGCGCTTCGACGCCAACGGCGACGGCATGATTTCCGGCGACGAGCTTTCCGGCGTATTGAAAGCCTTAGGATCCGACACTTCGCCGGACGAAGTTGAACGTATGATGGCTGAAATTGATACCGACAGAGACGGCTGCATTAACCTACAGGAATTTGCTGATTTTTGCAAAAGTGACGATTCCGTTGACGGCGGTGCTAAGGAACTCAAGGAAGCGTTTGATCTTTACGATCAGGACCATAACGGCTTGATTTCTGCTGCGGAGCTTCACCAGATCCTCAACCGTTTGGGCCAGAATTGTACCGTTCAGGATTGTACTAGAATGATCACCTCCGTTGATGCTGACGGTGACGGTAACGTTAGCTTTGAGGAGTTTAAGCAGATGATGTGTaataatagtaaaaaataagcGATGCTTTTTTTTCTCATCCTTTTTCCGTTATTTGAGTGGCTGATAACGGTGAGGTACACCGAATTTTGGTGCATCCTCCAGTAGTGTGTAATTCTTTTGACCTAATAAATGGCGCTTGGTTTTCCATCGGCTTTCATTTCATTGTCTAGTATTAATTAATAGATTAATATAATGTAAATATTTACATGCTTCCTGTTCCGCCGTTTAAAAAAATTGTTACTAACAAAAATTGCAAAATCTATTCTCGCTTTGCTTTAGAAAATCTAATTGGGTGGGGCTTGCTGTTTTAGAACTGTAATTAAGTGGCTGGTTGAATTGAAAGTTGTGGAAAGTATTTGGAATAATACTATTAGCAAACGATACCAAATTCTAAATTTAGGATGCTCAAAACGAAAATAATGTTATATAATAAATGCATACGTACAATTACTTTTTTGTGACGAACATTTTTGGCAATTATCAAGACTATGTTTTGCTTTTCCCCAAACTATGTACAAGTACAACAATAACGACCAAGTAAAATCTCAGAAATAGAGTTTTAGAgtttggggaggatagtgtgtacgcagaccttacccctacccgagGGGATAGAAAAGTTGTTTCCGATAGATTTTCGGCTCTTAAAAAGAGCGATTTTCCCAAACAATGTATTTTGAAAAAATGTGGAAGTTGAGAAAAGCTGTATAAGAGTAAAGATACGTGCCATTGAGCAGGAAAAGCTTAGAACCAAAGATGGACGACGCAGTTAGACCAACTCACGAAGCCCACCCCCtcaaaaaaaagaggaaatttATTAAGTAACAGCCCCTAAACAAACGTCTGCTTAAATTGTTACCTTTGCAGTAGTTGAGAAAAGAGATTCATATTCATTTCCTTATTTACTCTTATTATAATACACACTAATTTTCCATATTTATTCTTCTTACTTATTTCCTTATTTATACTTTTATTTATTTCCTTCTTTATTAGTGGTCCATTTATTTTCTTACTTCCTTATTATGCTTTTATTTATTTCCTTATTTCTTATTTATGAATTTAATTAATTCATACATTAATTCTTGACTCTTTTTCTCCTATAAATATCCCTCAAATTCTCAGCTCCAACAATAAGTAAAGATGGCAGATATAGAGGAAGGATGTGAAGCAGCTTGTCTTGGTTTTCCAGCATGCCTTAGCCTCATCTTCTTTGCGCTTGTAGAAATATTTGTAAGCAGTTTCATGTGTTTTCTtgcaatcaaatcaccaaattgtTTACCACATATGTGAGGTATATTCGTCAAAATCTCTGCAATTGCACTTGGTGTGAGAGTTGGCCTCACTTTTATTTGGCAATCCTTCTGTCGAGGAAGATGAAGCTAGCTAGTAGACATCCAGATATTTCAAGACTtcaaagtgtatatatatatatatatatatatatatatatgaagagaAGATCAATTATTTACTGCAACTTTTAGTTATTATTAGGATTCTaaaacattttatttttatttcagatttcGAATTGTTTAAGAGTTACAATTAGTTTTTTTTCTTGCAAGTTGATGTCTTATGTGATAGTCTAGGTTTACTATAGTTGATTACGGAGAATTTACTATAGCTGTTTTACAACTTTAAGTGGATGGTTAAATATCAATATTGAAAGCCGTGAAAAGTATTTGGAATAATATTATTAGTAAAACTGATACCAATAAATTAAATAGAAAATTTTACTTCCTATAACAAAGGTATATactctatttattataaaccaaaattattttaaaatattattttctatagctaccttttgtATTTTAttgcaaaataagtattttatagTATATACTACCATGAGGCATGAAATAAGtcatgaaatacgctatttatgtttttcctctctcttAGACATCTAGACATACCTATTTTAAGGGATTgtcattattgtattcatgaatacatgacgcGAATACATGTAAATACATGCGCATacaactgtattcatgaatacaacagcgtgaatacatgtgaatacatgcgcgtacagctggactgccctgattttaggcgctttttgctgttgtattcatgaatacataacacgaatacatgtgaatacatgcgcgtagaATTGAACTGTCCTGATTTTAGGCgttttttactgttgtattcatgaatacaacaacgcgaatacatgtgaatacatgcgcgtacagctggactgccctgattttaggtgctttttactgttgtattcatgaatacatggcgcgaatacatgtgaatacatgcgcgtacaactggactgccctgattttaggcgttttttgctgctgtattcatgaatacagcaacgcgaatacatgtgaatatacTACCGTAACAAACTAAATAGTaactataggaagtaattatgtatatgatacctataggaagttaatagccactaaacaatagtggtttctgaaaatacCTCGTGCCGAAAACGAAAAACAGTGTTCTATAAAGTGAGGCAGAGTAATATATAGCATATATGTACGTATGATATACGCACTCAAAGATAtgttttcaaaatatatatatatatatatatatatatatatatat
It includes:
- the LOC104092141 gene encoding calcium-binding allergen Ole e 8-like, whose protein sequence is MATNATKPSVYLQDMEEVKKVFARFDANGDGMISGDELSGVLKALGSDTSPDEVERMMAEIDTDRDGCINLQEFADFCKSDDSVDGGAKELKEAFDLYDQDHNGLISAAELHQILNRLGQNCTVQDCTRMITSVDADGDGNVSFEEFKQMMCNNSKK
- the LOC104092140 gene encoding phosphoethanolamine N-methyltransferase-like, translated to MAAIDIAAAPEQEREIQKSYWIEQAAELTLKAMMLDSEASDLDKEDRPEVLSLLPPYEGKSVLELGAGIGRFTGGLAEKAGQLTTLDFVEDVIKKNESINGHHKNVKFMCADVTSPDLTFSPESVDLIFSNWLLMYLSDKEVQDLAERMVKWLKVGGYIFFRETCFNQSGDNKGKNNPTHYREPRFYTKVFNECNLNDDAGKSCELSLIGFKCIGAYARTKKNQNEICWIWQKVHSADDRGFQHFLDTVQYKSNGILRYERVFGHSFVSTGGIDTTKEFVAMLDLQPGQKVLDVGCGIGGGDFYMAEKYDVYVVGIDLSVNMISLAFERAIGRKCAVEFEVADCTKATYPEGTFDVIYSRDTILHIQDKLALFRSFYKWLKPGGKVLISDYCKRAGPASEEFAGYIKQRGYDLHDVEAYGQMLRDAGFNEVVAEDRTEQFIKVLQKELDTVEKERESFIQEFSEQDYNDIVGGWKAKLIRSTSSGEQRWGLFIAKK